In Haloterrigena turkmenica DSM 5511, a single genomic region encodes these proteins:
- the gatD gene encoding Glu-tRNA(Gln) amidotransferase subunit GatD: MNPGDRVRVDRADRTYEGVLLPSSTDDHLVVKLEGGYNVGVDRAEAEIETLEEDVYEIDGTDATGPEDDDASDEGADSEIEFDDDLPTISLLSTGGTIASTVDYRTGAVTAQFDAEDVLRAVPDLAGRANYRGRVVANILSENMEPPLWQDLARAVAEEIEAGADGVVVMHGTDTMQYSASALSFMLETPVPIVFTGSQRSADRPSSDNVMNAVSAVEAAKSDCAEVMVCMHGSESDDVCALHRGTRVRKNHTSRRDAFETVGAEPLGEIDYDTEEIEFRRDYQQRGEADLELREGLADDVELLKFTPGMDPAFLDVVEGSEGLILEGTGLGHVHTDLIPRIEELIEDGTTVVMTSQCLEGRVCDRVYDTGRDLLEAGVVEAGDTLPGTAKVKLMWALENSEDVEEAMGTSLAGEIQERSVPWE, encoded by the coding sequence ATGAATCCAGGCGATCGCGTTCGCGTCGACCGCGCGGATCGCACGTACGAAGGCGTGTTGCTCCCCTCGAGTACGGACGACCACCTCGTAGTGAAACTCGAGGGCGGCTACAACGTCGGCGTCGACCGAGCGGAAGCCGAGATCGAGACGCTCGAGGAGGACGTCTACGAGATCGACGGCACCGACGCGACGGGGCCGGAAGATGACGACGCCAGCGACGAGGGCGCCGACTCCGAGATCGAGTTCGACGACGACCTGCCGACGATCTCGCTGCTCTCGACCGGCGGGACGATCGCCTCGACGGTCGACTACCGCACGGGCGCGGTGACGGCGCAGTTCGACGCCGAGGACGTCCTGCGCGCGGTGCCCGACCTGGCGGGCCGGGCGAACTACCGCGGCCGCGTCGTCGCGAACATCCTCTCGGAGAATATGGAACCGCCGCTGTGGCAGGACCTCGCCCGTGCCGTGGCGGAGGAGATCGAGGCCGGCGCCGACGGCGTCGTCGTCATGCACGGCACCGACACGATGCAGTACTCCGCGTCGGCGCTATCCTTCATGCTCGAGACGCCCGTGCCGATCGTCTTCACCGGCTCGCAGCGCTCGGCGGATCGGCCATCCTCCGATAACGTGATGAACGCCGTTTCGGCCGTCGAGGCCGCCAAGAGCGACTGCGCGGAAGTCATGGTCTGCATGCACGGCTCCGAATCGGACGACGTCTGCGCGCTCCATCGGGGCACCCGCGTCCGGAAGAACCACACCTCGCGCCGGGACGCCTTCGAGACGGTCGGTGCAGAGCCGCTGGGCGAGATCGACTACGACACCGAGGAGATCGAGTTCCGCCGCGACTACCAGCAGCGCGGCGAGGCCGACCTCGAGCTCCGCGAGGGCCTCGCAGACGACGTCGAACTGCTCAAGTTCACGCCGGGGATGGATCCCGCGTTCCTCGACGTCGTCGAGGGCAGCGAGGGGCTGATCCTCGAGGGCACCGGGCTCGGCCACGTCCACACTGACCTCATTCCGCGGATCGAGGAACTCATCGAGGACGGGACGACGGTCGTCATGACCAGCCAGTGTCTCGAGGGCCGGGTCTGCGACCGGGTCTACGATACGGGCCGGGACCTGCTCGAGGCCGGCGTCGTCGAGGCCGGCGACACGCTGCCGGGAACGGCGAAGGTGAAACTGATGTGGGCCCTCGAGAACAGCGAGGACGTCGAGGAGGCGATGGGCACGTCGCTGGCCGGCGAGATCCAGGAGCGGTCGGTTCCCTGGGAATAA
- a CDS encoding AzlC family ABC transporter permease translates to MADSSGDRGQSTAVTDDDESATDETTARDEPSPRLVAFSRAGMLRGFRDCLPVAVGVAGYGVAFGVLASQAGLSAAEATLMSATVLAGAAQLLAVDLWAASASVATIVLATAAVNLRYLLLGATLRPWFADRSVLETYGSAFFTADENWALTMRAFADGGDAVGNGSESADAAYLLGSGLAIWVLWVAATVVGALVGDGVTDPARYGLDAAFLIVFVAVAVDLWDGRTDLPPWTAAFVAALATAVAVPGRWYLLAGALVGCSVGVRHADVEADSSGVGG, encoded by the coding sequence ATGGCTGACTCGAGTGGAGACCGCGGCCAGAGCACAGCGGTTACAGACGATGACGAGAGTGCGACCGACGAGACGACAGCCAGAGACGAGCCGTCCCCGCGTCTGGTAGCCTTCTCTCGAGCGGGGATGCTGCGTGGCTTTCGCGACTGCCTCCCGGTCGCGGTCGGCGTGGCCGGCTACGGCGTCGCCTTCGGCGTGCTCGCGTCGCAGGCGGGGCTGAGCGCCGCGGAGGCCACGCTGATGAGCGCGACGGTGCTGGCCGGGGCCGCGCAGTTGCTCGCGGTCGATCTCTGGGCGGCGTCCGCGTCGGTCGCGACGATCGTTCTCGCGACGGCGGCGGTCAACCTCCGATACCTGCTACTGGGTGCGACGCTCCGGCCGTGGTTCGCCGATCGATCCGTGCTCGAGACCTACGGGAGCGCCTTCTTCACCGCCGACGAGAACTGGGCGCTGACGATGCGCGCGTTCGCCGACGGAGGTGACGCGGTCGGGAACGGATCGGAATCGGCTGACGCCGCGTACCTCCTCGGCAGCGGCCTCGCGATCTGGGTCCTGTGGGTCGCCGCGACGGTCGTCGGCGCCCTCGTGGGCGACGGCGTCACCGATCCGGCGCGGTACGGGCTCGACGCCGCGTTCCTCATCGTCTTCGTCGCGGTCGCAGTCGATCTCTGGGACGGGCGGACCGACCTGCCGCCGTGGACGGCCGCCTTCGTCGCCGCACTAGCGACCGCCGTCGCCGTTCCTGGGCGCTGGTATCTGCTCGCCGGCGCGCTGGTGGGCTGTTCGGTCGGCGTCCGTCACGCCGACGTCGAGGCCGACTCGAGCGGGGTGGGCGGATGA
- a CDS encoding TrkA C-terminal domain-containing protein, which produces MTAAAGLEPILAQAVSTEVLLDALVEILGFSLLAGGTAAAVAFVFRWYSADGIPDGVAILLGVSMVAIWLNTKSALQQAIIGDTGMLELETAVYTVVAFVASAIAADGGRRLGDHLATDVFSLATPRTITEVGQLVRSAGRVVAVELPDEIEDVDGYDPVEESTKTELAGHTLLFPRRLSVDELRERLTDRLERDYGIGHVDVEFGADRTIDYLALGSRPAGIGSTLAPGTVAVAVRGDPAPDASPGDAVRIWRRDGDSLRRVTGGELRGVADDVATVAVDADDADSLSTEEEYRLVTLPRDPGAERDLVSLLRAVDETVTTLPVDAGDPLEGAVVGSLPVFVLAVDRDAAADPLALPSGETRLEAGDVAYVLGRPDALRRIGDLERPGEGLLEGAKSDASEGTSEPADAPADPAQER; this is translated from the coding sequence ATGACGGCCGCCGCCGGACTCGAGCCGATCCTCGCGCAGGCGGTCTCCACCGAAGTGCTGCTCGACGCGCTCGTCGAGATTCTCGGTTTCTCGCTGCTGGCGGGAGGCACCGCCGCGGCTGTCGCCTTCGTCTTCCGCTGGTACAGCGCCGACGGGATCCCCGACGGGGTCGCGATCCTGCTCGGCGTGTCGATGGTCGCGATCTGGCTGAACACCAAGTCGGCCCTCCAGCAGGCGATCATCGGCGACACGGGGATGCTCGAACTGGAAACGGCCGTCTACACGGTCGTCGCGTTCGTCGCGAGCGCGATCGCCGCCGACGGCGGCCGGCGGCTGGGCGACCACCTTGCGACGGACGTCTTCTCGCTCGCGACGCCGCGGACGATCACCGAGGTCGGACAGCTGGTTCGGTCGGCCGGCCGCGTCGTCGCCGTCGAACTCCCCGACGAGATCGAGGACGTCGACGGCTACGACCCGGTCGAGGAGTCGACCAAGACCGAACTGGCCGGCCACACCCTGCTGTTCCCGCGTCGGCTCTCGGTCGACGAACTCCGCGAGCGGCTGACCGACCGCCTCGAGCGCGACTACGGGATCGGCCACGTCGACGTCGAGTTCGGGGCCGATCGGACGATCGACTACCTGGCCCTCGGGAGCCGTCCGGCGGGCATCGGGTCGACGCTCGCGCCGGGCACTGTCGCCGTCGCGGTCCGCGGCGATCCGGCGCCCGACGCCAGCCCCGGCGACGCCGTCCGGATCTGGCGCCGCGACGGCGACTCGCTCCGGCGGGTCACCGGCGGTGAACTCCGCGGGGTCGCCGACGACGTAGCCACCGTCGCCGTCGACGCCGACGACGCCGACTCGCTCTCGACCGAGGAGGAGTACCGCCTCGTCACGCTCCCCCGCGACCCCGGCGCCGAGCGGGACCTCGTCTCGCTGCTCCGGGCGGTCGACGAGACCGTGACCACCCTCCCCGTCGACGCGGGCGATCCGCTCGAGGGCGCAGTCGTCGGCTCGCTGCCGGTGTTCGTCCTCGCCGTCGACCGCGACGCGGCCGCCGACCCGCTCGCGCTGCCGTCGGGCGAGACGCGACTCGAGGCCGGCGACGTCGCCTACGTCCTCGGTCGCCCGGACGCTCTGCGGCGGATCGGCGACCTCGAGCGGCCCGGAGAGGGGCTACTCGAGGGGGCAAAATCGGACGCGTCAGAAGGGACTTCGGAACCCGCAGACGCGCCGGCCGACCCCGCACAGGAGCGGTAG
- a CDS encoding HPP family protein, translating into MLESVLARLRATRRRLRRLERRELDAFVRWIEHTGNLIHLSVLLFVPLLIAAVTWLANATAVVSFLLFPPLASGTYTLFADPEGRYSTPTKFVGGMTAGALCGWLAIALVDAAGIGGVAGVSATGAALGIFLTGAVTWALDLEEPTAFSTALLVLVSGNAQVVYVLGIVVSSSFVAAVFVVWRDRFYERRAQYLYRTTDGDDHVLVPLDEDWAEDPGDGETAPVARFAAELASAHDAGKLVLFDTVDDGDEIAETEPGPAARRLESFAADLSAEYGIPCEVVVAAGDRTSALALRTAREHNCDLIVTPYAEREGGGLSPFIVGLFDSEIDVIAFRSAENRQRWEHALVPVRGAGDTARAMVDFAQRITGSWHPTSVCTCIDRESERRDAETTVADLVDAFEGRFETHVVTEPVESYLERLSPRYDVIFVGSSTDRSAASRFVSPPTFERLSDLETDVAIVHRGRHR; encoded by the coding sequence ATGCTCGAGTCGGTGCTGGCGCGGCTTCGCGCGACCCGACGGCGACTGCGGCGGCTGGAGCGACGCGAACTCGACGCGTTCGTGCGCTGGATCGAACACACCGGAAATCTGATCCACCTCTCCGTGTTGCTCTTCGTCCCGCTGCTTATCGCCGCGGTGACCTGGCTGGCGAACGCGACGGCCGTCGTCTCCTTCCTCCTGTTTCCACCGCTGGCCTCCGGCACGTACACGCTCTTTGCCGATCCCGAGGGACGATACTCGACGCCGACGAAGTTCGTCGGCGGGATGACCGCGGGGGCGCTCTGCGGCTGGCTCGCGATCGCGCTCGTCGACGCCGCGGGCATCGGCGGCGTCGCCGGCGTCAGCGCGACCGGCGCGGCGCTCGGTATCTTCCTCACCGGCGCCGTCACCTGGGCACTCGACTTGGAGGAGCCTACCGCGTTCTCGACCGCCCTGCTCGTGTTGGTCTCCGGCAACGCGCAGGTCGTCTACGTGCTCGGAATCGTCGTCTCGAGTTCGTTCGTCGCGGCCGTCTTCGTCGTCTGGCGGGACCGATTCTACGAGCGCCGAGCCCAGTACCTCTACCGGACGACCGACGGCGACGACCACGTCCTCGTTCCGCTGGACGAGGACTGGGCCGAAGACCCCGGCGACGGCGAGACGGCCCCGGTCGCCCGCTTCGCCGCCGAACTCGCCAGCGCGCACGACGCCGGCAAACTCGTCCTCTTCGACACCGTCGACGACGGCGACGAGATCGCCGAGACCGAACCGGGACCCGCGGCTCGTCGCCTCGAGTCCTTCGCGGCCGATCTCTCCGCGGAGTACGGCATCCCCTGCGAGGTCGTCGTCGCGGCCGGCGACCGCACGTCGGCGCTGGCGCTCCGAACGGCCAGAGAGCACAACTGCGATCTGATCGTCACGCCGTACGCCGAGCGCGAGGGCGGCGGCCTCTCGCCGTTCATCGTCGGGCTGTTCGACAGCGAGATCGACGTCATCGCCTTCCGGTCCGCCGAGAACCGCCAGCGCTGGGAGCACGCGCTGGTCCCGGTTCGGGGCGCCGGCGACACCGCTCGCGCGATGGTCGACTTCGCCCAGCGGATCACCGGCTCCTGGCACCCGACCAGCGTCTGTACCTGCATTGACCGCGAGTCCGAGCGCCGCGACGCGGAGACCACCGTCGCGGACCTCGTCGACGCCTTCGAGGGCCGCTTCGAGACCCACGTCGTCACCGAACCCGTCGAGTCCTACCTCGAGCGCCTCTCGCCCCGGTACGACGTGATCTTCGTCGGCTCGAGCACCGATCGTTCCGCCGCCTCGCGGTTCGTCTCCCCGCCGACGTTCGAGCGACTCAGCGACCTCGAGACGGACGTGGCGATCGTCCACCGGGGTCGCCACCGATAA
- a CDS encoding DUF7347 domain-containing protein, with amino-acid sequence MAIPTWTWGERTGAQTPAGPDGGEATGDRETAADLSRTADEFELLASPIRLEILSALADRETPLRYTDLRAATSIDDNGKLNYHLRRLEAVVSNRDEGYELTPRGRRLVERLP; translated from the coding sequence ATGGCGATTCCGACGTGGACGTGGGGCGAACGCACGGGAGCGCAGACGCCGGCGGGTCCCGACGGCGGCGAGGCGACGGGCGACCGCGAGACCGCTGCGGATCTATCGCGGACCGCCGACGAGTTCGAACTGCTCGCGAGTCCGATTCGACTCGAGATCCTGTCGGCGCTGGCCGATCGCGAGACGCCGCTGCGCTACACCGACCTCCGGGCGGCGACGTCGATCGACGACAACGGTAAACTCAATTATCACCTCCGGCGGCTCGAGGCGGTCGTCTCGAACCGCGACGAGGGCTACGAGCTGACGCCGCGGGGTCGGCGGCTGGTCGAGCGACTCCCGTGA
- a CDS encoding ubiquitin-like small modifier protein 1, with translation MATEWKLFADLAERAGDKHVTVDADAGDTVGDALEQLVTDRPALEERVLEDGDLRSQINVLRNGTNVLVEEEGLETVLEEGDELALFPPVSGG, from the coding sequence ATGGCCACCGAGTGGAAGCTCTTCGCCGACCTCGCCGAACGCGCGGGCGACAAACACGTTACCGTCGACGCCGACGCCGGCGACACCGTCGGGGACGCCTTAGAGCAACTCGTCACCGACCGGCCCGCCCTCGAGGAGCGGGTCCTCGAGGACGGCGACCTGCGCTCCCAGATCAACGTGCTCCGCAACGGGACGAACGTCTTAGTCGAGGAGGAGGGCTTAGAGACGGTCCTCGAGGAGGGCGACGAACTGGCGCTGTTCCCACCGGTCAGCGGCGGCTAA
- a CDS encoding NAD-binding protein produces the protein MADDRSLRSRLPDNWHRVLSMRAAVALALIVAGLSVATAIVNIGTNAVGGPLSDYVPEAIQSAAAFTGALTGFLMVGSALALRRGLRVGWWATLLLLPLTAAQGLLQSSPYSVPLVVLSLLSIPMLLVSHKRFDKSLSLSTTQIAAGFALLGVQAYGTFGAYALREDFEGINTILDAFYFTLITSSTVGYGDVTPDQGSTQAMLFTMSVLVLGVASFGIAIGALVGPAIQARITKTLGKMTDSQLELLEDHVLVLGYGELTEPIVDELATNNREFVVVTGDREAAETLTDRGLAVIRGDPSDEEPLQRAKIDRASAILVATNHDAEDALSILTARQLAPETRIVSAATDRENTRKLEHAGADAVISPSVLGGHLLVQSALGADESELIEYIMDGD, from the coding sequence ATGGCCGACGACCGGTCGCTTCGATCGCGGCTGCCCGACAACTGGCATCGGGTCCTCTCGATGCGGGCAGCCGTCGCGCTGGCGCTGATCGTCGCCGGACTCTCGGTCGCGACGGCGATCGTCAACATCGGCACGAACGCCGTTGGCGGGCCGCTCAGCGACTACGTCCCCGAGGCGATCCAGAGCGCCGCCGCGTTCACCGGGGCGCTCACGGGATTCCTGATGGTCGGCAGCGCGCTCGCACTCCGACGGGGGCTGCGAGTGGGTTGGTGGGCGACGCTACTGTTGCTCCCGCTGACCGCCGCACAGGGGCTGCTCCAGTCGAGTCCGTACTCGGTGCCGCTGGTCGTGCTCTCGCTGCTCTCGATTCCGATGCTGCTGGTCAGTCACAAGCGCTTCGATAAGTCCCTCTCGCTGAGCACGACCCAGATCGCCGCCGGCTTCGCGCTGCTAGGCGTGCAGGCCTACGGGACGTTCGGCGCGTACGCGCTCCGCGAGGACTTCGAGGGGATCAACACCATCCTCGACGCCTTCTACTTCACGCTGATCACCTCAAGCACGGTCGGCTACGGCGACGTGACGCCTGATCAGGGGTCGACGCAGGCGATGCTGTTCACGATGTCCGTGCTCGTGCTCGGCGTGGCCAGTTTCGGTATCGCCATCGGGGCGCTCGTCGGACCGGCGATCCAGGCCCGGATCACGAAGACACTCGGAAAGATGACCGACTCACAACTCGAGCTGCTCGAGGACCACGTCCTCGTGCTCGGCTACGGCGAACTGACGGAACCGATCGTCGACGAACTCGCGACTAACAACCGGGAGTTCGTCGTCGTGACCGGCGACCGCGAGGCCGCCGAGACCCTCACGGATCGCGGCCTGGCGGTGATACGGGGCGATCCCAGCGACGAGGAACCGCTCCAGCGAGCGAAGATCGACCGCGCGAGTGCGATCCTCGTCGCCACGAACCACGACGCGGAGGACGCGCTGTCGATCCTCACCGCGCGCCAACTCGCCCCCGAGACCCGCATCGTCTCGGCCGCGACCGACCGCGAAAACACGCGGAAGCTCGAGCACGCCGGCGCGGACGCGGTGATCAGCCCGTCGGTGTTGGGCGGGCACCTGCTGGTCCAGTCGGCGCTGGGCGCGGACGAGAGCGAGCTGATCGAGTACATCATGGACGGCGACTGA
- a CDS encoding AzlD family protein: MSSSAATALDPTTVGVVLAMAVVTYTTKAGGLWLVGRLELTDRAETALEVLPGVIVVSLVAGELAEGGPAAWLGAAAVAVVVRKTESLPLALLAGIGTVVLVRGRI, encoded by the coding sequence ATGAGTTCGAGCGCCGCGACGGCGCTCGATCCGACGACCGTCGGCGTCGTCCTCGCGATGGCCGTCGTCACCTACACGACGAAGGCCGGCGGGCTGTGGCTGGTCGGTCGGCTCGAACTCACCGACCGGGCCGAAACCGCGCTCGAGGTCCTGCCGGGGGTCATCGTCGTCTCGCTCGTCGCCGGTGAACTGGCCGAGGGCGGCCCTGCAGCGTGGCTCGGGGCGGCCGCGGTCGCCGTCGTCGTCCGGAAGACGGAGAGCCTGCCACTGGCGCTGCTCGCAGGGATCGGGACGGTAGTGCTGGTCCGCGGCCGGATCTGA
- a CDS encoding metalloregulator ArsR/SmtB family transcription factor: protein MDSAALLDLLGNENRRRILRLLARKPCYVTEISDYLGVSPKAVIEHLRKLEEAGLIESRVDDQRRKYFHIARNVRLEVNVSPYGFASKSAYPASSSFDITTCRHLSLDVAWEDADELDDLLRALEDLEQLENELSLAQRWVQGRLCDVLDGISETVGTGPESRIYADLLASIRTEPKSVGELSEDVDAPREVVADLLESMADEGVVRRTERGWELTTS, encoded by the coding sequence ATGGACTCCGCCGCATTGCTGGATTTGCTGGGGAACGAAAACCGGAGACGTATTCTCCGGTTGCTCGCCCGCAAACCCTGTTACGTCACGGAAATCTCGGATTACCTCGGCGTGAGTCCGAAGGCGGTCATCGAACACCTGCGGAAACTCGAGGAGGCGGGACTGATCGAGAGCCGAGTCGACGACCAGCGCCGGAAGTACTTTCATATCGCTCGTAACGTCCGTCTCGAGGTGAACGTCTCGCCGTACGGCTTCGCGAGCAAGAGCGCCTATCCCGCCAGCAGTAGCTTCGACATCACGACCTGTCGGCACCTCTCGCTGGACGTCGCCTGGGAGGACGCCGACGAACTCGACGACCTCCTGCGGGCCCTCGAGGACCTAGAACAGCTCGAGAACGAGCTCTCGCTCGCCCAACGGTGGGTGCAGGGGCGGCTCTGTGACGTCCTCGATGGAATCTCCGAGACCGTCGGCACCGGTCCCGAGAGCCGGATCTACGCCGATCTGCTGGCGAGCATCCGAACGGAGCCGAAATCGGTCGGCGAACTCAGCGAGGACGTCGACGCGCCCCGCGAGGTCGTCGCCGACCTCCTCGAGTCGATGGCCGACGAGGGGGTCGTCCGCCGCACCGAACGCGGCTGGGAGCTGACGACGAGTTAG
- a CDS encoding GNAT family N-acetyltransferase — protein MVLDSVSDFGLEIRRATHDDYAAVADFTGDIWPDRGGDYIPRVYHEWLEDEPGQGKKTFLAEVDGEPAGIVQGVMLTDDEAWFQSLRVAADYRRRGVSRRLNEATFEWAREQGATVGRVMIFSWNAPSLGAARANGFEPITEFRFAHPDPDPDAVANLEADGDDSYRVSSDPTAAWRYWTHSDAREHLDGLAMAPEESWAVRELTRTDLERLADETAVFAVTGPDGLAGMAYRSRTYEREVDGDSSEDENETESETERETWAEYGVGAWDDVDAARALFAAIARDAADRGADETRVLIPETPRHVTDAPYAGAGISEEPDFVLGIDLRGE, from the coding sequence ATGGTACTCGACTCAGTCTCCGATTTCGGCCTCGAGATCCGACGGGCGACCCACGACGACTACGCGGCCGTGGCCGACTTCACGGGCGATATCTGGCCGGACCGCGGCGGCGACTACATCCCGCGGGTCTACCACGAGTGGCTCGAGGACGAACCCGGACAGGGAAAGAAGACCTTCCTCGCGGAGGTCGACGGCGAACCGGCGGGCATCGTGCAGGGCGTCATGCTCACCGACGACGAAGCCTGGTTCCAGAGCCTGCGCGTCGCGGCTGACTATCGGCGACGAGGCGTCAGCCGGCGACTCAACGAGGCGACCTTCGAGTGGGCCCGCGAGCAGGGCGCGACGGTCGGTCGCGTGATGATCTTCTCGTGGAACGCGCCGTCGCTCGGCGCCGCACGGGCCAATGGCTTCGAACCGATTACGGAGTTCCGCTTCGCGCATCCAGATCCTGATCCCGACGCCGTCGCGAACCTCGAGGCCGACGGCGACGACTCCTACCGCGTCTCGAGCGACCCCACTGCGGCGTGGCGCTACTGGACCCACAGTGACGCGCGCGAGCACCTCGACGGCCTCGCGATGGCCCCCGAGGAGTCGTGGGCCGTCCGGGAACTGACCCGCACAGACCTCGAGCGACTCGCCGACGAAACGGCCGTCTTCGCGGTGACGGGGCCCGACGGGCTGGCCGGAATGGCGTATCGGTCGCGGACGTACGAGCGCGAAGTCGACGGCGACTCGAGCGAAGACGAGAACGAAACGGAATCCGAGACGGAGAGAGAGACGTGGGCCGAATACGGCGTCGGCGCGTGGGACGACGTCGACGCCGCCCGCGCGCTGTTCGCGGCCATCGCCCGCGACGCCGCCGATCGCGGCGCCGACGAGACGCGCGTGCTGATCCCCGAGACGCCCCGTCACGTCACCGACGCGCCCTACGCCGGTGCCGGCATCTCCGAGGAACCGGACTTCGTGCTCGGGATCGACCTGAGGGGCGAGTGA
- a CDS encoding Vms1/Ankzf1 family peptidyl-tRNA hydrolase has protein sequence MLDALLGRASLKERIDELEEENERLRNRYEAESERRSEAATARQDAEERVNRLEDRIAQLEGELEQLEGDEAGLSVRRRDRLRGSRLEAVVDRLTSFRTDPEGALTAILREDEGSETLAEAFDVDLETPLGDRAALVDEAAPCVLCLDDAGLIAAALEPPAMPDRALADDSRIAWDDRFRLEREWFLPTGRYALALVRTDLFALGTYADGDRVDYRGFESDVKGNHSKGGFSQARFERIRDDQIDDHLERCREALAERVGDDIDRLYLVGQRGVVETLAEDASLEPAGTAAVDATGDPKSALEDAHRSFWTAEFRAF, from the coding sequence ATGCTGGACGCGTTACTCGGCCGCGCCTCGCTCAAGGAGCGCATCGACGAACTCGAGGAGGAAAACGAGCGGCTGCGAAACCGGTACGAGGCCGAATCCGAGCGCCGATCGGAGGCGGCCACCGCCAGACAGGACGCCGAGGAGCGGGTCAACCGCCTCGAGGACCGCATCGCCCAGCTCGAGGGCGAACTCGAGCAACTAGAGGGCGACGAGGCCGGCCTCTCCGTCCGCCGTCGCGACCGACTCCGCGGGAGCCGACTCGAGGCGGTCGTCGACCGACTGACCTCGTTTCGCACCGATCCGGAGGGCGCGCTGACGGCGATCCTCCGCGAGGACGAGGGCAGCGAGACGCTCGCCGAGGCGTTCGACGTCGACCTCGAGACGCCGCTCGGCGACCGCGCCGCGCTCGTCGACGAGGCCGCCCCGTGCGTGCTCTGTCTCGACGACGCCGGGCTGATCGCCGCCGCGCTCGAGCCGCCCGCGATGCCCGACCGCGCCTTAGCGGACGACTCGCGGATCGCCTGGGACGACCGCTTTCGCCTCGAGCGCGAGTGGTTCCTGCCGACCGGCCGGTACGCGCTCGCGCTCGTCCGGACCGACCTCTTCGCCCTCGGCACCTATGCGGACGGCGACCGCGTCGACTATCGGGGCTTCGAGAGCGACGTCAAGGGGAACCACTCGAAAGGGGGCTTCTCGCAGGCCCGCTTCGAGCGCATCCGCGACGACCAGATCGACGACCACCTCGAGCGCTGCCGGGAGGCACTCGCTGAGCGCGTCGGCGACGACATCGACCGGCTGTATCTGGTCGGCCAGCGCGGCGTCGTCGAGACGCTCGCCGAGGACGCGAGCCTCGAGCCGGCCGGGACCGCTGCCGTCGACGCGACCGGCGATCCGAAATCGGCCCTCGAGGACGCCCACCGGTCGTTCTGGACGGCCGAGTTCCGGGCGTTTTGA
- a CDS encoding DUF5802 family protein: MFEVFSRSYYLGRLYVTPTDGDRALMHSEQHERINEEVYATGDGLERLDAPLVMKLESSHFPVHGDDAVPTNTLAVPEPMLEDTDVRNPPSLREVLLARRERAEQLLSWTGGWPGSDAGSGDDYPAAGT, from the coding sequence ATGTTCGAGGTGTTTTCGCGGAGCTACTATCTCGGACGACTCTACGTGACCCCGACCGACGGGGACCGCGCACTCATGCACAGCGAGCAACACGAGCGGATCAACGAGGAGGTGTACGCGACCGGCGACGGTCTCGAGCGCCTCGACGCGCCGCTCGTGATGAAACTCGAGTCCAGTCACTTCCCGGTCCACGGCGACGACGCCGTGCCGACGAACACGCTCGCCGTGCCCGAACCGATGCTCGAGGACACCGACGTGCGCAACCCGCCCTCCCTGCGGGAGGTCCTGCTCGCCCGCCGCGAGCGCGCCGAGCAGTTGCTCTCGTGGACCGGCGGCTGGCCCGGCTCCGACGCCGGTTCAGGCGACGACTACCCCGCTGCCGGAACCTAA